A genomic region of Octopus sinensis linkage group LG2, ASM634580v1, whole genome shotgun sequence contains the following coding sequences:
- the LOC115232411 gene encoding 5-hydroxytryptamine receptor 1: protein MNPNGSNNSLANIQAAGTPFTWTHWVVALILSFTIIGTIIGNSLVCIAVFMVKKLQTPSNFLIVSLAVSDLFVALFVMPLALLYELTKEWRLGDELCDAWTSLDVMLCTASILNLCIISVDRYCVITRPLTYAIKRTPKRIAWLITLVWLLSALISIPPLIGWKTVRNPLECGYSQELGYQIYATVGAFYLPCTIMIIVYYRIWKVSDRISRAETKSHRGTLEPSTPYSNRPKSSSGSCDTHLFPNGSVHSGKEEDNEILPRRERRFTLRTLLTKKTKMTCSKETKATKTLGVIMGGFIACWLPFFILALVNPVCNTLKLKCPVHPVVSSIFLWLGYFNSFMNPLIYARFNQEFRRPFREILCFRCRGMNMRLRTESYAAQYGPDPQINATNRCSLRIPNDSIVRYNSQGQTLVHVGNGSTASDGESKL from the coding sequence ATGAATCCGAATGGAAGCAATAACTCTCTCGCAAATATACAAGCGGCTGGGACACCATTCACTTGGACACACTGGGTAGTAGCACTTATATTAAGCTTTACCATCATTGGTACCATAATAGGCAATTCGTTAGTATGCATTGCTGTTTTTATGGTAAAAAAATTACAGACACCAtctaattttcttattgtttcacTCGCTGTGTCAGACTTATTTGTAGCACTATTCGTAATGCCTCTAGCGCTGCTTTATGAACTTACGAAAGAGTGGCGTCTCGGTGACGAACTTTGTGATGCTTGGACATCTTTGGATGTCATGCTTTGTACAGCATCAATTCTGAACTTGTGCATTATCAGTGTCGACCGTTATTGTGTTATTACTCGGCCGCTTACGTATGCAATAAAACGAACACCAAAACGGATTGCATGGCTCATTACTCTGGTATGGCTACTCTCTGCCTTGATATCTATTCCTCCGTTAATTGGATGGAAAACAGTGCGGAACCCGTTGGAATGTGGCTACAGCCAGGAACTTGGTTATCAAATATATGCTACTGTCGGAGCATTTTATCTACCTTGTACAATTATGATCATAGTCTATTATAGAATATGGAAAGTATCTGATCGAATTAGTCGTGCAGAGACTAAGTCTCACAGAGGAACCCTAGAGCCCTCTACTCCGTATTCAAATCGTCCCAAATCCTCTAGCGGTAGTTGTGATACGCATTTATTCCCTAACGGTTCGGTTCATTCTGGTAAAGAAGAGGATAATGAAATACTGCCCCGTCGAGAAAGGAGATTTACTCTCAGAACTTTACTGACGAAAAAAACTAAAATGACATGCTCAAAGGAAACGAAAGCAACTAAAACACTTGGAGTTATCATGGGGGGCTTCATTGCTTGCTGGCTACCTTTCTTTATCTTGGCTCTTGTTAACCCGGTCTGTAATACCCTCAAACTGAAGTGCCCAGTACATCCGGTGGTGTCTAGTATATTCCTTTGGCTAGGCTATTTCAATTCTTTCATGAATCCTTTAATATATGCCCGTTTTAACCAAGAATTCCGGAGACCATTTAGAGAAATATTATGCTTTCGATGTCGTGGTATGAATATGCGCTTAAGAACGGAGAGTTATGCAGCACAGTATGGACCCGATCCGCAAATAAATGCGACAAATCGATGCAGCCTTCGTATTCCAAATGATTCAATTGTGCGATATAACAGTCAAGGACAAACATTAGTACATGTTGGTAACGGGTCTACAGCATCTGATGGGGAATCAAAGTTATAA